TCGAGCAGGCCGCAGATGTCGGCGACGACGTTGTCGACGCGGTAGTCCTCGAGCCGGTCGGGAACATCGGTCTGCCCCATACCGCGCAGGTCCGGCGCCACCACCCGGTAGCCCGCGTCGGCCAGCGCACCGATCTGATGACGCCAACTGAACCACGTGTGCGGGAAGCCGTGCAGAAGCACGACGAGCGGGCCCTCCCCCTCCGTCACGTAGTGCATGTCGAGCCCGTTGATTCGTGCGCGGTGGTGCGTCCAGTTCGCCAAGATGCCCTCACTCTCCTATGTCCTACGTCACACCGAAATCTAGGCGCCCCGATCGGTCGCTGTCTGCACCCTTCCCACTGCACGGGCACGAAACCTCGTGCACGGTACGCACTTCGAAGCGCCCGAATGCACGACACCCCCGTCCGGAGAACCGGGCGGGGGGTTCGCGGCTGGATCTGTGGAACTAGCCCTTCAGCGACGCCGGCGGGGTGAAGCGCTCGCCGTACTTCGCGGCGAGTTCCTCGGCGCGGGCGACGAAGCCGTCCTTGCCACCGGGGTAGCCGGTGATGAACTGGCTGACACCGCCGGTCCAGGCCGGGTAGCCGATGCCCATGATGGAGCCGATGTTGGCGTCGGCGGAGGACGTGATGACGCCCTCGTCGAAGCACTTGACGGTCTCGATGGCTTCGATGAACAGCATGCGGTCGATCAGATCCTGGATCGGCGGAGTGGCCGAACCGGACTTGAAGTGGTCGCGCAGCCCCTGCCACAGGCCGGTGCGCTTGCCGTCCGTGTAGTCGTAGAACCCGGCACCGCCGAGGCGTCCCTTGCGGTCGTTGCCCTCGACGAGGTAGTTGATGACGTCGCCGGCCGGGTCGGCGGGCAGTTCCTTGCCCTCCGCGAGCGCGGCGGCCTTCGACTCGGCGCGGATCTTCTGCATGAGCGTCAGGTTCAGCTCGTCGGACAGCTGCAGCGGTGCCGCCGGGTAACCGGCCTGCATGCCCGCCTGCTCGATGGTGGCCGGCTCGATGCCCTCGGCGACCATGCCGATGGCCTCGTTGACGAACGTGCCGATGACACGCGAGGTGAAGAAGCCGCGCGAATCGTTGACGACGATCGGGGTCTTGCGGATCGCCTGCACGAAATCGAA
The nucleotide sequence above comes from Prescottella sp. R16. Encoded proteins:
- a CDS encoding alpha/beta fold hydrolase codes for the protein MANWTHHRARINGLDMHYVTEGEGPLVVLLHGFPHTWFSWRHQIGALADAGYRVVAPDLRGMGQTDVPDRLEDYRVDNVVADICGLLDHLGHDSAVFSGLDYGQFIAYDIAIERPSGCGA